GATCCGAACCTTGGTCGTCCACGGCGGGTGCGCTTCGGTGCAGGTGGGCGCTGGCATCGTCGCCGACTCGGTGCCGGAGCTCGAACACACCGAATGCCGGAACAAGGCTGGAGCCGTGATGCGAGCCCTCGAACTGGCTTACGCAGGCTTGGAGGCTCGATGACCATGGTGCTCATGATTGACAACTACGACTCGTTCACCTACAACCTCGTGCAGTACCTCGGCGAGCTCGGGGCGGATCTGCGAGTCGTGCGGAACGACGCGATGACTGTCGATGAGCTGCTGGCGCTCGATCCGGACCGCATCGTCGTGTCTCCGGGGCCCTGTACGCCGCGCGAAGCGGGCGTCTCGGTCGAGGCGATCCAGCGGTTCGCAGGTGTCGTGCCGCTGCTCGGCGTGTGTCTCGGGCACCAGAGCGTCGGTCAGGCGTTCGGCGGAACCATTGTCCACGCCAAGCGGCTGATGCACGGCAAGACGTCTCCGATCAAGCACGGTGGGTCGGATGTGTTCGCCGGACTCCCCGATCCCTTCGAGGCGACCCGCTACCACTCGCTCGTGATCGATAGGAAGTCGCTTCCAGACTGCCTCGAAGTGACCGCCGAGTCCACGGACGACGGCGAGATCATGGGCATCCGGCACAAAGACCTGCCGGTCTGGGGCGTACAGTTCCATCCGGAGTCGATCCTGACCACCGAGGGCAAACGGCTGCTCGCGAACTTCCTCGCGATGCCTTCACGGAACGCGGAGTCTTCCCGATGATCCAGGCGTACATCCAACGCGTCGTTGCCGGCGAGAGCCTGTCAGAGGCCGACGCAGCCGCCGCGATGGGCGCAATCATGGGCGGGGAGGCGACGCCCGCCCAGATCGGCGCATTTCTGACGGCGCTGCGCATGAAGGGCGAGACGGTTGACGAGGTTGTCGGTTTCGTCCGCGTGATGCGCGAGAAGGCGACGCCGATACGGGCGTCGAGGACGCCGCTCGTC
This window of the Candidatus Poribacteria bacterium genome carries:
- a CDS encoding aminodeoxychorismate/anthranilate synthase component II; protein product: MVLMIDNYDSFTYNLVQYLGELGADLRVVRNDAMTVDELLALDPDRIVVSPGPCTPREAGVSVEAIQRFAGVVPLLGVCLGHQSVGQAFGGTIVHAKRLMHGKTSPIKHGGSDVFAGLPDPFEATRYHSLVIDRKSLPDCLEVTAESTDDGEIMGIRHKDLPVWGVQFHPESILTTEGKRLLANFLAMPSRNAESSR